A region from the Hydra vulgaris chromosome 10, alternate assembly HydraT2T_AEP genome encodes:
- the LOC100197133 gene encoding mediator of RNA polymerase II transcription subunit 15 isoform X4: MATQEWMSQDLRQMIIQQIEDTYKNFGNPIGKTSHELEVSIMEKAQSRDDYIRMAAHLILGIKEMTNSQMVTTNSNNQLVQQQMQNQTLRPNSIMVPVMTQQVLQNVQENPSSQVLNQINGHGQALQVTLQGGQIINQQVGQNFQMQQQRQIQQQTNLNTLNMIVTSSVPNVSSQQGLHASQQEIPQQHFQLVSHHQLQQPQQTQQHQIQQSQQTQQLQLQQSQQTQQLQLQQSQQTQQLQLQQTQPTQLSQQQLQQLHQIQMHKKQQQHQQQQKMQQQQMQQLQMQQIQHQQQIHQQQLQNLQSGVSSQTNNFLPPAKATTFMPIQHQKQPHPSPSNVIFVSSPQQATHQQPSPSPALQSAPSPAFTNPPSVGPATSPPQQADDQTYIEKLKELSKYVTPLTETLAMMQKGEEHKKGRDKMAGLLDVITNKNRRVSADMLHKCGFALKRLFPEADTTSSQIPDTTTVESIPTPVAKLPSTFPIKEVVTTMITSAHLMSEARQNIMPGIIALNTPMICPPPLFKRSCKRYQQKRKSLLPHSLQMEVAKLQQFFQIRLDSTQTADSAGVTLICRLKNSRDNICIFIRVSSNYPHEEPSFYVMDSDSTKASRTQNNTQLKLSRLINKRTFSAILYSWEKSMEETC, encoded by the exons ATGGCTACCCAAGAATGGATGTCTCAAGATTTAAGGCAAATGATTATTCAGCAAAT tgaAGACACCTACAAAAATTTTGGGAATCCAATTGGCAAAACAAGTCATGAATTGGAAGTTTCAATTATGGAAAAAGCTCAGTCTAGG gATGATTATATACGGATGGCTGCGCATTTAATTTTGGGTATTAAAGAAATGACTAACa gtcAAATGGTTACAACTAATTCAAATAATCAGCTTGTTCAGCAACAAATGCAGAATCAAACATTGAGACCCAATTCTATCATGGTTCCTGTCATGACACAGCAAGTACTTCAGAATGTTCAAGAAAACCCTTCATCCCAAG TTTTGAATCAAATAAATGGTCATGGTCAAGCATTACAAGTTACATTACAAGGTGGGCAAATCATCAATCAGCAAGTTGGACAAAATTTCCAAATGCAGCAGCAAAGACAAATTCAACAGCAAACTAATCttaatacattaaatatgatAGTGACTTCGTCTGTGCCAAAT gTATCATCCCAGCAAGGTCTACATGCTTCCCAACAAGAAATTCCTCAACAGCATTTCCAGTTGGTTAGTCACCATCAACTTCAACAACCTCAACAAACTCAACAACATCAGATACAGCAATCTCAGCAAACTCAACAACTTCAGCTCCAGCAATCTCAACAAACTCAACAACTTCAGCTCCAGCAATCTCAGCAAACTCAACAACTTCAACTCCAGCAAACTCAACCAACTCAACTAAGTCAACAACAACTTCAGCAACTTCACCAAATTCAAATGCACAAGAAACAGCAACAGCATCAGCAGCAACAAAAgatgcaacaacaacaaatgcaACAGCTTCAAATGCAACAAATACAGCATCAGCAGCAAATTCACCAGCAACAACTCCAAAATCTTCAAA GTGGAGTGTCCAgtcaaacaaataattttttaccacCAGCTAAAGCAACAACTTTTATGCCAATTCAACACCAAAAACAACCTCATCCATCTCCATccaatgttatttttgtttcatcacCTCAGCAAGCAACCCATCAACAACCATCACCTTCTCCAGCACTGcag TCTGCACCTTCACCAGCATTCACTAATCCTCCCTCTGTTGGTCCAGCAACAAGTCCACCTCAACAAGCAGATGATCAGACATATATAGAAAAG ttaaaAGAGCTTAGCAAGTATGTTACTCCACTGACTGAAACTCTTGCTATGATGCAGAAGGGAGAAG AACACAAAAAAGGGCGTGACAAGATGGCTGGCCTTTTAGAcgttattacaaataaaaataggaG agtttctGCAGATATGTTGCATAAATGTGGATTTGCTCTTAAGAGGTTGTTCCCT GAAGCTGACACCACAAGTAGTCAAATACCTGATACAACAACTGTTGAATCTATTCCAACACCTGTAGCTAAATTGCCAAGTACGTTTCCCATTAAAGAAGTAGTAACAACAATGATAACCTCGGCACATTTAATGAGTGAGGCCCGTCAAAATATTATGCCAGGAATTATAGCACTGAATACTCCGATGATATG tcCACCTCCACTTTTTAAGCGTTCTTGTAAACGCTATCAGCAGAAAAGAAAGTCATTGTTACCTCATTCATTGCAGATGGAGGTAGCTAAacttcaacaattttttcaaataagactGGATTCAACTCAAACTGCAGACAGTGCTGGTGTTACATTAATATGTCGCctaa aaaacagTCGAGACaacatttgcatttttattcGTGTTTCAAGTAACTATCCACATGAGGAACCAAGTTTTTATGTGATGGACTCTG ACTCAACAAAAGCGTCTCGTACTCAAAATAATACTCAGTTAAAATTATCACgtcttataaataaaagaacctTTTCTGCTATTCTTTATTCCTGG GAGAAAAGTATGGAAGAAACATGTTAA
- the LOC100197133 gene encoding mediator of RNA polymerase II transcription subunit 15 isoform X3 produces the protein MATQEWMSQDLRQMIIQQIEDTYKNFGNPIGKTSHELEVSIMEKAQSRDDYIRMAAHLILGIKEMTNSQMVTTNSNNQLVQQQMQNQTLRPNSIMVPVMTQQVLQNVQENPSSQVLNQINGHGQALQVTLQGGQIINQQVGQNFQMQQQRQIQQQTNLNTLNMIVTSSVPNVSSQQGLHASQQEIPQQHFQLVSHHQLQQPQQTQQHQIQQSQQTQQLQLQQSQQTQQLQLQQSQQTQQLQLQQTQPTQLSQQQLQQLHQIQMHKKQQQHQQQQKMQQQQMQQLQMQQIQHQQQIHQQQLQNLQSGVSSQTNNFLPPAKATTFMPIQHQKQPHPSPSNVIFVSSPQQATHQQPSPSPALQSAPSPAFTNPPSVGPATSPPQQADDQTYIEKLKELSKYVTPLTETLAMMQKGEEHKKGRDKMAGLLDVITNKNRRVSADMLHKCGFALKRLFPEADTTSSQIPDTTTVESIPTPVAKLPSTFPIKEVVTTMITSAHLMSEARQNIMPGIIALNTPMICPPPLFKRSCKRYQQKRKSLLPHSLQMEVAKLQQFFQIRLDSTQTADSAGVTLICRLKNSRDNICIFIRVSSNYPHEEPSFYVMDSEDSTKASRTQNNTQLKLSRLINKRTFSAILYSWEKSMEETC, from the exons ATGGCTACCCAAGAATGGATGTCTCAAGATTTAAGGCAAATGATTATTCAGCAAAT tgaAGACACCTACAAAAATTTTGGGAATCCAATTGGCAAAACAAGTCATGAATTGGAAGTTTCAATTATGGAAAAAGCTCAGTCTAGG gATGATTATATACGGATGGCTGCGCATTTAATTTTGGGTATTAAAGAAATGACTAACa gtcAAATGGTTACAACTAATTCAAATAATCAGCTTGTTCAGCAACAAATGCAGAATCAAACATTGAGACCCAATTCTATCATGGTTCCTGTCATGACACAGCAAGTACTTCAGAATGTTCAAGAAAACCCTTCATCCCAAG TTTTGAATCAAATAAATGGTCATGGTCAAGCATTACAAGTTACATTACAAGGTGGGCAAATCATCAATCAGCAAGTTGGACAAAATTTCCAAATGCAGCAGCAAAGACAAATTCAACAGCAAACTAATCttaatacattaaatatgatAGTGACTTCGTCTGTGCCAAAT gTATCATCCCAGCAAGGTCTACATGCTTCCCAACAAGAAATTCCTCAACAGCATTTCCAGTTGGTTAGTCACCATCAACTTCAACAACCTCAACAAACTCAACAACATCAGATACAGCAATCTCAGCAAACTCAACAACTTCAGCTCCAGCAATCTCAACAAACTCAACAACTTCAGCTCCAGCAATCTCAGCAAACTCAACAACTTCAACTCCAGCAAACTCAACCAACTCAACTAAGTCAACAACAACTTCAGCAACTTCACCAAATTCAAATGCACAAGAAACAGCAACAGCATCAGCAGCAACAAAAgatgcaacaacaacaaatgcaACAGCTTCAAATGCAACAAATACAGCATCAGCAGCAAATTCACCAGCAACAACTCCAAAATCTTCAAA GTGGAGTGTCCAgtcaaacaaataattttttaccacCAGCTAAAGCAACAACTTTTATGCCAATTCAACACCAAAAACAACCTCATCCATCTCCATccaatgttatttttgtttcatcacCTCAGCAAGCAACCCATCAACAACCATCACCTTCTCCAGCACTGcag TCTGCACCTTCACCAGCATTCACTAATCCTCCCTCTGTTGGTCCAGCAACAAGTCCACCTCAACAAGCAGATGATCAGACATATATAGAAAAG ttaaaAGAGCTTAGCAAGTATGTTACTCCACTGACTGAAACTCTTGCTATGATGCAGAAGGGAGAAG AACACAAAAAAGGGCGTGACAAGATGGCTGGCCTTTTAGAcgttattacaaataaaaataggaG agtttctGCAGATATGTTGCATAAATGTGGATTTGCTCTTAAGAGGTTGTTCCCT GAAGCTGACACCACAAGTAGTCAAATACCTGATACAACAACTGTTGAATCTATTCCAACACCTGTAGCTAAATTGCCAAGTACGTTTCCCATTAAAGAAGTAGTAACAACAATGATAACCTCGGCACATTTAATGAGTGAGGCCCGTCAAAATATTATGCCAGGAATTATAGCACTGAATACTCCGATGATATG tcCACCTCCACTTTTTAAGCGTTCTTGTAAACGCTATCAGCAGAAAAGAAAGTCATTGTTACCTCATTCATTGCAGATGGAGGTAGCTAAacttcaacaattttttcaaataagactGGATTCAACTCAAACTGCAGACAGTGCTGGTGTTACATTAATATGTCGCctaa aaaacagTCGAGACaacatttgcatttttattcGTGTTTCAAGTAACTATCCACATGAGGAACCAAGTTTTTATGTGATGGACTCTG aagACTCAACAAAAGCGTCTCGTACTCAAAATAATACTCAGTTAAAATTATCACgtcttataaataaaagaacctTTTCTGCTATTCTTTATTCCTGG GAGAAAAGTATGGAAGAAACATGTTAA
- the LOC100207839 gene encoding putative riboflavin kinase: protein MSDTFEILNRRLITSPFMVQGEVVKGFGRGSKELGIPTANFPEIVVKDIPSELSAGVYYGWSRVDNGEIYKMVLSIGWNPFYKNEKKSMETHILHEFDCDFYGSTLRIVMTGYIRPELNFGSLTELVDAIKNDIAIAHSSLEKSDHISHKFLEFIQKEI from the coding sequence atgagTGATACATTCGAAATTTTGAACAGAAGATTAATAACATCTCCTTTCATGGTACAAGGAGAGGTAGTAAAAGGTTTTGGAAGAGGCAGCAAAGAACTAGGTATTCCAACTGCCAATTTTCCTGAAATAGTTGTTAAGGATATACCAAGTGAACTGAGTGCTGGAGTTTACTATGGTTGGTCTCGTGTAGATAATGGTGAGATTTACAAAATGGTGCTCAGTATTGGATGGAATCCATTTtacaaaaatgagaaaaaatcaATGGAAACACATATTTTACATGAGTTTGATTGTGATTTCTACGGGTCTACATTACGTATAGTTATGACTGGATATATTCGACCTGAGCTAAATTTTGGTTCTCTTACAGAATTGGTAGATGCTATCAAGAATGATATTGCGATTGCACATTCCTCACTTGAAAAATCAGATCATATTTCACACAAGTTTTTAGAATTCATTCagaaagaaatttaa